The genomic window CCttaaaaagtcacttaatatctcagtTTCACTTTCTCCACCTAAAAATGTGGATAAGAATAACTATCACCCAAGGTGGTTACAAGGATCAAATAAGGCAATATATTCAAATCACTTTGAATATCTTAAAGTGttacattaatattaatattactatatttaataaacctttatGTAGCATGGAATTTGGCATTCATTATAGGCTTCTTTTCTGTGTTTAAGAGTTTCTTTGTTAGGTCTAGTGATAGTACAAAAAAGCACAGGAGTGCATACAAGAtttcataataaaattttatcCTTAAAACATTGTTCTAATCATGTGCTACTCTACCTTCTTCATTAActttgtaaggattaaaattcagAGACCAGCTGtagattaataattttattaaatcctaAATAGTAGGAGGAAAAGAGGTACTTAGCTGGCTAATCTGTAGCCACCATTTTGGGTCTCCTCACTATACTCATTATGGATCCAGTCAGCATCATCACCATGCATGCCAAGTCCTACTTCCTCATTGCCTCACCTTTATAAAGTCTTTTCATCTCTCACTAACTCTCACATattacatctcaggaaccaaccatagttttctaatttgcctgggccacccaggggggcagtgcctgGAAAATCACGCTGCTGTCTCCCAATATTCTTGTCTACCTTACTCCATTTTTCTGGCTGTTGTTCTGCCATTGTGACTaaatttatgcatttattttctttacactGTCTTTGCTTCTGGCCTGAGTTCAAACTCACACCAGGTACCCATAGTCAAAAAGGTACCTAGCCTATTCTAAGCAAATTGAGAATGTGCCAAAAGTAGCTGATGGATGACAAATTATTCTTAGATTGTATCTTATtagatattttttgaaaaaagtattatatacataaacacatatatgtagatttcttagaagaaaatagaaatagaaattgcctttatttttttaaacccttactttctgtcttagaatcaatactaaagatgagttccaaggcagaagagtggtaagggctaggaaattgggggtTGAGGCATGCCTAGTGATGTGacacagcgaggaagtatctgaggccttgTTTggactcagaacttcctgactagTCTTGGCTCTGTCCTTGAGCCATTTCATTGCCCTataaattgcatttatttttatctattttgtaataattttttttcttttttcagtgcctgcttatataaaaaatgattcaaacccattgcttATTATCTTACTCGATGCTCAGTTGATGCACTGTGCATGTGAACTTTGGAATCTACTGTATATTCTATAACTAGTTTCAGTCTATTAGTCACCCGGAATTTTGTATTTCTGTTTGCTTACTTCTCCCTGCCTAATGACTAATAGTAGAAGAAACACTTGAATGGGGGCTCAAGTTGAGAGCATTTGATAAAGATATACAAACCTTTTAGGGGTAATCTAGATTTCTAAGGGGAGACATAGTCAGCTTCGCTCTCAGAAAGTGAAGTTTGAGTACTGATAATACCAGATTAAAGGGCTATTTTTTTATGCCAATAGAAAAGTCCTTTggagactgcctgctctttgaaccagtcataccactgctgggtttgtaccccaaatagataataatgaaaaatacttgtacaaaagtatttatagccgcactctttgtggtggcaaaaattggaaagtgagggcatgccctttgattggggaatagctgaacacattgggctgaaaggaatgatgaactggaggaattccatgtgaactggaacaacctccaagaattgatgcagagagaaaggagcagaaccaggagaacattacacaaaGAGATGGGTACACTGTGgcccaattgaatgtaatagacttatatactagcaggaatgcaatgatctaagatgattctgagggatttataagaaagaacgctatccacattcagaggaagaactgtcagagtagaaacaccgaagaaaaacaactgcttgatcacatggtttgaaggggatatgattggggatgtagactctaaacaatcactctattgtaaataataatataaaaataaggcttgatcaatgacacatgtataacccagtggaattacttattGGCTctaggagggggatgggaggaagggagggaaagaacatggatcgtgtaaccctggaaaatattctaaattaattaaataaatacattgagaaaaaaatgttctttgattGGTGGCACTTTTAATTCTTCCTAGAAATTCACGAATTAGTCAGATTTAATTtcagtaatttatttctttatagacTTTATATCCTTGTTAACTACCATCTATATGAAGGTAAATTTGAAAAGggtagaaagaaaattaagatatGAAGATGTTGGTCATGGAGAACTGTATAGGAAGAAAGCAGTTTGCATTAATAAATATGGATTTATAAAATGTATGACCAAATTCTCTAATTTAATCTATTATATAAACATAGACAGCAGGACTGTGAAGGAAACTTTGAAATCTAGTAGTCTACATCTTCCacatatattttacagatgaggaaaattagttCTATAGAAGAAAACTCAAGATCACAGACTAAATTGGTAGCAAAAATTTAGATATCAGAACTATTTCTACTATCCTATGACACAAATAAACCATTCATAAAAAttccaaacatttattttattgaaaaaatagcTCACCCATATCTTAATTAATTTGTATAGAGTTTCTGTGATATTTTAGTCTAAGCAAAGCtgttttcacctctttgttcctcaaTGTGTACACTATGGGATTCAGCAGGGGTGTGATCATTGTTTGAAAAATAGCCACAATCCTGTCTACAGCATGCATGGAACCAGGCCTTAGATAAATAATAAGACCAGGCCCAAAGAAACAAAGGACCACAATGCAATGGGAAGCACAGGTCTGGAAGGCTTTGTGTCTGCCTTCAGCTGTACGGATCTTCAGGATAGCACGGACAATGgacatataagaaagaaaaatcaggaagCAACATCCAGAGGCCACTATGCCAATGTTTACAAAAATCACCATCTCATTGACTGATGTGTTGGCACAGGCCAATTTGAGAATGGGTGGTGCATCACAGAAATAATGCTGGATTTGATTGGGGCCACAATAGGACAGGCGGAAGGTCAGAGCAGTCTGGGCTGCTGAGTGGATAGCACCACTGAGCCAGGTCCCTCCAGCTAGAATGGCACACATTTTTCCACTCATCATGGTGGCATAGCTGAGGGGGTAAGTGATGGCCAGGTAGCGGTCATAGGACATGACTGTGTAGAGGAAACACTCTGTGCTCCCCAAAATGTGAAAAGAATAGAGCTGGGCCACACAACTTTGAAAAGAAATAATACCACCATCTGGGGAAAAAAGACCCATAAGTATCTTGGGCACAGTGACAGTAGAGAACCACATATCAATGAAGGAAAGGTTGGCCAGGAAGTAGTACATGGGAGTGTGGAGATGAGAATCCACTTTAATCACAAGCACAATGAAGAGGTTCCCCACCAGAGTTAGTGCATAGATCactaagaaaataccaaataagaCAGTACTTAGTTCTGATGGATGGGGAATCCCCATAAGGATGAATGTGGTCACAAAGCTCTGATTATCTCTTTCCATTTGGACAGTAGAATTCTTCCCTAAAAGGGATTAAATTAAGAAATttacaataaaataacaaattaacaAATTACTTAACAAACACTTTTTGATCTCAATGAACTTACATTATATTGGGGAAAACAATATATGCATGGAACCtaaatataagatatatagaAAGTGCAAAGTTCCTGAAGTATTCATTGCACATAGGGTAATGTATTTGTACTTTATCTCTTCATATATACTAAAGCTACAAAAGCTTCAATATCAGGAAGATGATACTAGAAAAGGTATGGCTTCcaagaaacttggaaagattgaTTAACTAATTATTCTATATTAGAAGTGAGTAGAAGAgtagaatatttatataaaaaacaatgaaaatttaatagtGGGATTAAATTTCAGTGTGGACCAGCTGAATTCATCTGTAGAAGCATGTGCCAACTATTTCCAGTCAATCACATGGAAGCTTTGGGTGACAAGGTTAAACCACCAAATTGAGAATGCTTTTGTTGGCTGATAATCTAGAACTATTAATGCCTTGGAGAATTTTTAAGAGGAAGTGAGCTCAGATGCAGTGATTTAATTCATTCTAGCTTCTAATACTGTCAAAACAATTCAGTCACTCACTCTGAGATTTGAGGAGGAGTAGTTTATAGTATCCATGGGACAATAAGTACATGACATCTAAAATTCTGCCTAGTCAACTTGAGCCTGGGTGTTcaagctgtctctctctctctcttttttcctttctttcctgatcttaggAGTATGAGTAGCTCTCCAGAGTAGATATAGCCAGGATTGGAGATGACCTTGCAAatctaaaatatcttctagcATTCCAAACTTCTTTATGATAGAGTTGTTTGATGACCCAGAGAGAAATTGAAAATGACCATCAATAAGAGAATAGGGCCCAAACTGCTAAGTTTTAATGTGAAACAGAGCAGGAGTTTGAATAGTGGAGAACTAAGTTAAATCTGAAGACCTGTCAATTGTTCCTTGTTCTAAAGAGGCTTAAGTATAAGTCTCCCAAGAGAGCATCATAATAGTTTTAAGTGACTGAATCCTTTTTCAAGTTATTTTGTCAATGCACTCAGTAAGTCTGATGTGTCTCTTAGCATTTCTTTTCTGGgtagaaaataaatttctattcaATGAATGATTTACATTTTACATTGAGTACCATATTACTCTCCATTTTGGAAAGACTCAAGACATGAACCAAAaatttaattgtctttttttaagtaacccttgatttcttccttagtatcagttctaagaagaggcaattgggggtaagtgagccttgcccaggatcatacatctaggaagtgcctggggccagatttaaacccaggttctcccaactctagggctggcactctatctactatgctatttAGATATTCCCCCAAATCAAAGTTTTGAATAATTTTTCTTCTGGAAACTTAGGGCAGACATTGAAGAGACTAAAGTAAATGAGAAATGCAGCCTAAGTCCTCATATTAGAAGTCAGGTTCTCCAAGTAATAAACCTGATCTGGACCACAATCCTGGTTTCTCTTATTAGACCCCTTGGTCCTAACAGTGGCTCCTTAAGATTAGATAAAAAAACAATTCTAAATGATTAAAGACTGCTCATCAATTCCATGACCAAGAATGACTTCCTCCAGAAGACCAATGATACATTTTCCTTTCTGAACTTACTGGCCTAACCCCTCCTCATTGTGGTAGGTTAGGTCCCTAAAAGGGTGGATGTTTCTACTTTCAGAGTCCTATGGAGAAAATTGAGAGGGGTTAGTTTACTTACACTAGCTCAAGAACCCCCACTGGCATGCTTCCAATTAGGGAGACTGTTCTTTAGCAAAAACATTTACTAACTGGCATAGGTAGCACCATAGTTTAAAAGTTTTTTGCTAGACTAGATCAAGCTACATGCTTATCCACTGCATAAACTTTCTGTTGTGTTTGATTGCTGTTGGATAGTGTTAGGAATCTCCTCGGAAATGTTGAAAATATTGCTGAATAGTTCCAAGCAGGTCATTCCATCTCTTGATTTCTGCTGCCAAACTGGAAGAGGAGGGTCACTCAGTCATTTTGATCATCTCTAGTTATAGTGTCTCTTTTGTAAAAGTTGATCCATTGGAATCCTTGAGCTTGCTTTTCCATGGGtggatgaagttttttttttcctagttttaacTACTGGCTTCACTAGTTGGTACTGTGTTCCCTTCATTTAGAGGACTTCAGTTGGGTTCATTGGCCAAATCACTGCTCATAGTGGCACATTTGGTCCACTGAGGgttttttgttactatttttaggATCCCATGGACAACTCTGAGAGTAGCTAGCTTCCTAACACTACCTCATAACCCCCAAttggcaattttaaaaaatttttgtcttattgtttcctgataACTTGTGgtttcattagcttctatttgtccaattctaatttttaggaagttattttcttctttgagtttttGTGTTCCCTTTAccttttgaccaattctacttttaaagaGATGTTTTCTTTAGTAATTCTTTTTTGCTTCCATTTACATTTGGTCCAATTCTATTTCATAGGGAGTTGTTTTCTCCAAGGTATTTTAtacctcatttttcttttagtttattctagtttttagggaatttatttttttcagtgaatttacCCCAGTATTCAGTTTTCTGTTAGTTCTCttattatttggttttaaaattcttttcaagttATTCTAGATATTCTTTTGAGACCTGACATCCTTCCATACTTTTTGTTTCCATACTTTTCCTTTGATGCTTCACATATTTTGATATTGTCATCCCCttatgagtttgtattttattcttcctTGTCACTAAAGTGACTTTCTATggtcagatttaaaaaaaaaaacttttgctcattttctagttGTCCCCCCCCCATTATCTtatctatttgttgttgttgttttctctgTTCCTAGGGTAAAGGGTACATTGCTCCAAGCTTACAGAATATTCCTCCATGGTACTTGGGGTAGGACCAACTGCCTTTATTCTTTACTGTATGCCTATTGATGAGGTGGCCCTGCTGGTTTGCTCAAGAAGTTTGTAGCTATTTTTTTCCAGGTATATTCAGCACCCCATGGTTTGACTTTCTCAGTGGCTCAGCTCTTAGGTTGTTAGCTACCTACAGATTGGATATAAAAGTAGTCTAACCCACTCTTAATTTAATCCTCCTTTCAGGCTCAAAAGTTCTTTCCTTCAATGAggcactttatttttctttaagataaTAGATCTCAAATCAGTCAGTTCTACTTTTCATATTCTCTTCAGTATCTTATACAGGTGATTGGCTAGGGACAAAGGTATGAAAATCTTCTTTGCCCTAGAGGCAAATTCATTGTAATCAttcaatgtaaatgaaaaattcAGACCTCAGATTCCCTGTAGTTATATAGTTATTCCATTTACATCTGGGTGTTTCCCTTTATGTTTCAATGTctgtcatatacatatatatagtattttatattatataaataattttataatatacaatgatataatattttgtattatataattacaaaatatgaTAAAATGTCATTTATATACTCACTATTATATGTTatgatatgtattatatatacatacatatataatatgtataatatacattcTATATACTATAAATAGTATATAGCAACTCTGACAAACCTTTTATAGATTACATGCTCAAACTGTACTTtcaagccacctgtgagccacccatgTTACCCCAGAGAGTGGAAGGGATGAAGTACAGTGATCCCTCATTTATTGTGGGAGTTATGATCCAGAGATTCCTACGATAGGTCAAATTCCATAAAGTATCAGggttgtattatatatatattatggctttataaacccttcccactctcctataaaacTTTTCCACATATGGGCACAGTGCAGGAGAGCACAGAttgatgctacagtcactgagccaatcagcacccaggatacaaaACATGGTGCTGTGGTttgttgcctttcattccattaaCCAATAGTGTCAGTGTtcaatctcatgttggcaaacaTGCAAGTAGTAGTGGGTACTCCATTTCCATTGcatacagtatggtattcattcGCAAAATCCTGAGATACAGTTaaaactctgtgatacagaattagatatattttttaaaaaaccctgtaATACATTAAAGCCATGATAAGTGAACTAAGATATAATGTGGGACAACTGTACTCGCATTGGGCTGCTGAACAAAgggatggggcatgcaaaaaatgtcctcaggcatattAGAGAAGAGGAATAGAGCAGCCCCCTCCAACAAGCTAGGGCATGTGTGCCATGCCATTGCTAACACAAGTATACAGTAatcatagaataaaatatatcataatatgttataattatacttataaaaattttatgattctataaaatttgtttatattaaaatataaaacattactTAAATAATAAAcatgttaaatatttaaatatgtataatttatattcatgtatttccattatttctatattatgcATAATTTTAGTATATATCTATCAATAGATATAGATTTAAACAATTATCCAAATACTTAAAGTTAagcacacacacatttatatgtatagagacagaaagacagaaaggggaaagacacagagacatagagagaaagtcagagagaggcaaagagagataaagaaagagacagagacatatacagagagaaagataaagagaaagagagagagagagagagagagagagagagagagagagagagagagagagagagagagagagaccaacagACTGACAGAGAATTTTATGAAAAGTTTTTGAGGTTTTTGCATGAACATTATATTCTGGAAACATTATTCCTTATAATACCTGAAAAGAGAACAAGGGGAAAGTACCAATCTATCTTATTTCCAAAGATACTGAATTTAACACTTATTTtgaggagaaaattgagaaatgtGGAATGAACTCAATGGTAACATTTTCTTCCTTGATGCAGTTCCTACTATtgagattaaaattattttgactagaaACTTTTTCATAATCAAAATATTATCAATTGTTACTTTTATCagtcattagcatttctccaTACTACCAATAAATCCCAACagcaagagatggaaagagatagcctataaaataaatgtagaaaatataaaatatctgggaatctatCTGATGAGAAAAAtctaggaactatatgatcacaaccaCAAAATACCTTTCATAAAATGAAGTCAggtctaaacaattagaaaaacattaattactcatgagtGGGGCAAGccaatataaaaaatgacaattgttcttaattaatttacttattcaatgtcatacctatcaaatgaCCCCAAATTTTCttataaaggtagaaaaaaataaaatccatctaaaaaaaagacttagaaagttaaggtaaataatgaaaaaatatgaagaaaggtggCTTATTTGTACCAAATCTCACACTATGTTATATAAAGTTGCAAATATCAAAACAtggctaagaaataaagagaaCCAATGGAATAGGTTAGGCATTCAACATAcaatggtaaatgaccatagtaacttaGTATTTGACatacccaaagatccaagctttcaGAAGAACTTAACATCaacaaaaactgttggaaaaacagcatggcagaaattaggcatagatcaAAAGCTCATATTGTATCCTAAGGTGAAATCAAAATGTATAcataatttagaaagaaaatgtgATACTATGAAGAgctatggaaaagagaagaatttaggtAAAAATAATACATGTAGAACATAATGAGATATAAAAAGATAACTgacaatattaaatttttaaaagttttgtataaacTAAAGCAATGAAACCAAGGCTAAAAGGCAAATAACAAACCAGGGGAAAATATAGCAAGTCTCTCTGacagtttcatttctcaaatatatagacaatggagtcaaatttataagaatataaagtatttcccaattgacaaatggttaaagtaTATAAACAAACcattatgaaaaatgatgaaaaattaaaCTATCTttagaaatatgaaaaacatctccacatcactattgattagagaaatgcaaattcataCAACTCTGAGTAATCATCTCACATCATCAGACTGGTTAAcatgataaaaaaaggaaaatgataaatgttagagggtatATGGAAGAATCAGGACGATAATACTGGTGGTGCTGCAAACTGATATAAcctttctggagaacaatctagagttatgcccaaagggatttcaaactgtgcatatcctttggcccagcaataccactattagatctgtacctcaaagagattaaagatagggggaaagaatctacctgtacaaaaatatttataacagttctttttatggtagcaaagaactgaaaactaaaggaatatcaatcaattgtagaatggatgaacaagttgtagtatatgcttgtagtggaatattactgtgtcataagaaatgacaaacaagatgaccacaaaaaacttggaaaggtttatataaagtgatgcaaaatgaagtaacaCAAtcaggacattgtacacagaaacaacaataatatacaatgatcaactataatgaattaactattattaacaagatttgcaaggatccagaacaactccaagagatttatgacaaaaaaaaaagtatatccaCCACCAAAGAACAAACAGATGAAAATTGAAAcacacttttttattttatctcctgCATAAGTTTTCCTGTAGTGTAAgccatatgtgtcttctttcacacagaaatatgcattatatgataaaatatgtataacctatatcatattacctgccttcttgaggatGTGTGAAGTGTGAGAAGATGAGAAtgtgaattgcaaaatatcagaaaatttattttaaataattgtattgacatgaaatctggaaaaatattataataaacttTGTTACCTTTATCTTTGTTTTACTATTGCTTTTAGTTGTTAATAAATTGTATGAGTACCTACTATTGGGAAAGGATATTTCTCAAGTTAATTTGACAAGTTATATTTAATAAACTGGAATGGAAGAATCAAACCAACTGATTGAgtttgcttttttattatttagtaagAAACGATCCACTCATACCTTTGAATCACTCTAGGGCTTggaatgataaaattaaatatgaCATTGCATCAACTGACAGTCTGAGAAATAGCATAAGTGAGTGTGACAGACTACTTGTAATATCTTCTACTCTAGGAAATAAGGAATTAGATGTCAAAGTTATATTAGGGTGGCCTTGGGGATGGGATGAGATGGATTAAATTGGGCTAGTAACAAGATGTTATACTGAGGGTTGAAGGCCAACAGTTACCTATGACCAGGGCAGAGCCAGGTCTGAGATCAATATATAGACCATTCAGTAAttgagaaagtaatttaatttaatagggAAAGGTTAAAAGGGAAATAGGATAACCCTGATTTCCTAATTTCCACTATCTAATTTCCCCCAGATCTAAATGTCTCCTGGTGGAGAATCTTCAAAGAGTTGGTTGGACTACTCTAATCCCTCTCCTCATTCACCTAAAAAATTCCAGTCCCTGGTCTGGCTAACCTACACTCAATCCCCCTTAATTGGTATTAAAAGTAATGGTCTGTGGTAAGTTTGGCAGGGCCCAGTGAGGGTCCTAGATCCAAATTGGACCCAGACCCTGTCTTACAGTTAGTGCAGCAGTTGGTTCAGGATCACAAGGTTCTTctccaagagaaataaaataactgGATAACAATAAGGTAGAAAACAGGAAAGGACAGTAGAATAGTATCAGAAGCTCAAGGACAGTCAGTTACACTTCCTAGGATCACCCAAAGAGTGCTAGCTCAACAGTTCCTGAGATCTTACTCAACTCCCCTTTTTCATCATTCCAAAAATCTTTCCCTGTTGGTCTCTTGCCTCTAACCTCTGgcaaatttacatttttctattaactttatctcttccttatcACAGAATAAAGTATAGAGGGATAGTATGCATAAATTTTCCTGGATTTCTGGAATCCTGGAATATAAACTAAGAGAAGACAGTATCCTTCACAGGAAAATATAGACCTTCATGATATGGGTATTATATGCActaaaattcatttttgtaatagaaaaaTCTGGAATTGTAGAGTTTAGAGTGAAATGATCAACTTTTTTTGAGGCAACAAAATGCAAAGGTCAAAGAGATTTAATGTTGGAAAACTTCATGAATTATCTTGTAAATAGAAGATTGAATGAAAATGTGTCaacatgaataaaatattaagaaaaataatgtaaACACTTTTATGTGATAAAAGC from Monodelphis domestica isolate mMonDom1 chromosome 4, mMonDom1.pri, whole genome shotgun sequence includes these protein-coding regions:
- the LOC100023460 gene encoding olfactory receptor 10G7-like; this encodes MERDNQSFVTTFILMGIPHPSELSTVLFGIFLVIYALTLVGNLFIVLVIKVDSHLHTPMYYFLANLSFIDMWFSTVTVPKILMGLFSPDGGIISFQSCVAQLYSFHILGSTECFLYTVMSYDRYLAITYPLSYATMMSGKMCAILAGGTWLSGAIHSAAQTALTFRLSYCGPNQIQHYFCDAPPILKLACANTSVNEMVIFVNIGIVASGCCFLIFLSYMSIVRAILKIRTAEGRHKAFQTCASHCIVVLCFFGPGLIIYLRPGSMHAVDRIVAIFQTMITPLLNPIVYTLRNKEVKTALLRLKYHRNSIQIN